The Xylanibacillus composti genome window below encodes:
- a CDS encoding ROK family transcriptional regulator translates to MKTFSKLGDQKLLQELNRTLVLNTIHHYGSTSRIEISKLTKLSQSTVSNVVDGLQKEGILVEAGTGSSTKAGGRKPTILTIRPGYAYMLAVGIVTEAFHITVQLSLFDLRLQIVEKTELELAETGVELIRSIKDIVREFIEHHAEKKILGIGFSVPTVLNREGVMFRGHLLGLENFPLEQELSAAFPTIPVVVEQEQHAAVLGERTMGAVKDIENLIYITVGRGIGSSMIVNGQLVRGEYGGAGEIGHMSINKYGEKCICGKMGCLRLYATELSFIKKIKEAVTHELPVPLTVYNPAIDKINVLEVYTEAVRGDSFCRSLVEGMLDDLCTAISNLVYLFNPKKIILGGNLLLAKELAIPRIAERLNEMVDSPASMIEIEAAQLGTQSSLYGVASLLLDKHFLNKDLLMKEGG, encoded by the coding sequence GTGAAAACATTTTCGAAATTGGGGGATCAAAAACTGTTACAGGAGTTGAACCGGACGTTGGTGCTGAACACCATACATCACTACGGTTCCACTTCGAGGATTGAGATTTCCAAGCTGACCAAGCTGAGTCAAAGCACAGTATCCAATGTGGTGGATGGTTTGCAGAAGGAGGGCATTCTTGTTGAAGCCGGGACGGGCAGCTCGACGAAAGCAGGCGGGCGCAAACCCACCATTCTGACGATCCGTCCGGGATATGCTTATATGCTGGCGGTCGGGATTGTGACCGAGGCATTTCATATTACGGTGCAGCTGTCCTTGTTCGATTTGCGGTTGCAGATCGTAGAGAAGACTGAGCTGGAACTGGCAGAGACAGGCGTAGAATTGATCCGTTCGATCAAGGACATCGTCCGGGAATTTATCGAGCATCATGCGGAGAAAAAAATACTGGGCATCGGCTTTTCCGTTCCGACCGTGCTGAACCGCGAAGGCGTGATGTTTCGCGGCCACCTGCTCGGGCTGGAGAATTTTCCGTTGGAGCAGGAGCTGTCCGCCGCATTTCCGACGATTCCGGTCGTGGTGGAGCAGGAGCAGCACGCCGCAGTTTTGGGCGAGCGTACGATGGGCGCCGTCAAGGATATCGAAAATCTCATCTATATTACGGTAGGCCGCGGGATCGGCTCTTCCATGATTGTCAACGGACAGTTGGTGCGCGGAGAATACGGCGGCGCAGGCGAAATCGGGCATATGTCGATCAATAAGTATGGCGAGAAGTGCATTTGCGGGAAAATGGGCTGTTTGAGGTTGTATGCGACCGAGCTGTCTTTCATCAAAAAAATCAAAGAGGCCGTAACCCATGAATTGCCCGTGCCCTTGACTGTATATAATCCGGCCATTGACAAGATTAATGTGCTGGAAGTTTACACAGAGGCTGTACGCGGAGACAGTTTCTGCAGAAGTCTGGTGGAAGGCATGCTCGACGATCTGTGCACAGCCATCAGCAATTTGGTGTATTTGTTCAATCCCAAAAAAATCATTTTGGGCGGAAACCTGCTGCTGGCCAAAGAGCTGGCCATCCCCCGGATTGCAGAAAGGCTCAATGAGATGGTCGATTCGCCTGCCTCCATGATCGAGATCGAGGCGGCGCAGCTTGGCACGCAGTCGTCTTTATACGGTGTGGCATCCCTTCTTCTGGACAAGCATTTCCTGAACAAAGATTTGCTGATGAAAGAGGGAGGATAA
- a CDS encoding carbohydrate-binding family 9-like protein encodes MTHTGRNNVLQCFRAPNAASLPLPLQTVWSRTETASLLEVETGAPPNLATTVQAVWNDWGVFFRFDCKDSYILSTYQHRDAPLYEEDAVEIFLSPDGNMERYYEFELSPRNVIFDALIANDLQGHCSFDAAWDCEGMQSDVSVDLDAQRVQYECAMPFSALGRERPVEGEEWKINFFRMDHSPSSDEVELSAWQPTGVRYFHVPEKFGILRFRGPF; translated from the coding sequence TTGACGCACACCGGCCGCAACAATGTGCTGCAGTGCTTCAGAGCGCCGAATGCAGCCAGTTTGCCCTTGCCGCTTCAAACGGTTTGGAGCAGAACGGAAACCGCAAGCTTGCTGGAAGTCGAAACTGGAGCTCCCCCCAATCTGGCTACCACGGTTCAGGCAGTCTGGAATGATTGGGGTGTATTTTTTCGATTCGATTGCAAGGATTCGTACATTTTGTCAACGTATCAGCATAGAGACGCCCCCTTGTATGAAGAGGATGCGGTCGAAATCTTTCTCAGTCCCGACGGCAATATGGAGCGCTATTACGAGTTTGAGCTAAGTCCGAGAAACGTCATCTTTGACGCTTTGATCGCCAATGATTTGCAGGGACATTGCAGCTTCGATGCAGCCTGGGATTGTGAGGGCATGCAATCGGACGTTAGCGTGGATTTGGATGCTCAACGTGTCCAGTATGAGTGTGCCATGCCTTTTTCAGCTTTGGGAAGGGAAAGGCCGGTTGAAGGGGAGGAGTGGAAAATCAACTTTTTCAGAATGGACCACTCTCCTAGCTCGGACGAAGTAGAGCTATCTGCTTGGCAGCCGACGGGAGTCCGCTATTTTCATGTACCCGAGAAATTTGGCATTCTTCGATTCAGGGGGCCGTTCTGA
- the nagB gene encoding glucosamine-6-phosphate deaminase → MRIIRTENYQELSRQAADMIQAAIENKPDCVLGLATGGTPIGTYQQLVERYREGSLDFSSVTTFNLDEYYGVSSDQEQSYHAFMFEHLFRHINVSHERIHIPFGMPEDIEKHCHYYEQIIQDAGGIDLQLLGIGENGHIGFNEPARCLQADTHLVQLSQETIRANSRYFPSIAEVPKQAITMGVRTIFQAKKIVLLASGANKADMIGRMLDGRITTDIPASLLKLHPDLTIIVDREAGSRLDAIA, encoded by the coding sequence ATGAGAATAATCCGAACAGAAAACTATCAAGAATTGAGCAGGCAAGCTGCGGATATGATACAGGCAGCGATTGAGAACAAGCCTGATTGTGTGCTGGGGCTGGCCACCGGCGGCACGCCCATAGGGACTTACCAGCAATTAGTCGAGCGCTACAGGGAAGGGAGCCTTGATTTCTCAAGCGTGACGACATTCAATCTGGATGAATACTACGGGGTTTCAAGCGATCAAGAACAGAGCTATCATGCCTTTATGTTTGAACATCTGTTCCGCCATATCAATGTCTCGCATGAACGGATTCACATCCCCTTTGGCATGCCGGAAGACATTGAGAAGCACTGCCACTATTACGAGCAGATCATCCAAGATGCCGGGGGCATTGATCTGCAGCTTTTGGGAATAGGCGAGAACGGTCACATCGGGTTCAATGAACCCGCCCGATGCCTGCAGGCAGACACCCATTTGGTTCAGCTGAGCCAGGAAACGATTCGTGCCAATTCCCGCTACTTCCCATCGATCGCTGAAGTGCCCAAGCAGGCAATTACGATGGGGGTTCGCACGATCTTTCAAGCCAAGAAAATCGTGCTGCTGGCTTCTGGCGCGAACAAGGCCGACATGATTGGAAGGATGCTGGACGGCAGAATCACGACGGACATTCCCGCTTCCTTGTTGAAGCTTCATCCTGATCTGACGATCATCGTGGACAGAGAAGCCGGAAGCCGGTTGGATGCGATTGCGTAA
- a CDS encoding AraC family transcriptional regulator, with protein MIQYVPKRLQYTDLYVQQYGIEPCAPGHHYGPAVRDHYLIHYILAGRGTYRVGSNTYALQAGEGFLITPDIVTYYEADRCQPWHYCWVGFHGHQAGSILAEAGLSAEQPIFRYDRDEQLRKQFMRMTETGQLDYADELQLLGTLYNLLSLLVQANPEKPARRRVGKKEAYAKKVLDFIEANYSEKITVAQAARFVGLDRSYLCSLFRECFHSSIQEYLIQFRMKKAAELLANPELTIGDVARSVGYQDPLLFSKTFKKHTGQSPKHYREQGEG; from the coding sequence ATGATTCAATACGTGCCGAAACGTTTGCAATACACCGATCTCTATGTGCAGCAATACGGAATCGAGCCTTGCGCGCCGGGGCATCATTATGGGCCGGCCGTACGGGATCATTACCTGATTCATTATATATTGGCAGGCCGGGGAACGTATCGCGTCGGCTCGAACACGTATGCCTTGCAGGCAGGTGAAGGCTTTCTTATCACACCGGATATCGTGACCTACTATGAAGCGGACCGATGTCAGCCTTGGCATTATTGCTGGGTCGGCTTTCACGGCCATCAAGCAGGGTCGATCCTGGCAGAGGCCGGCCTCTCCGCGGAGCAGCCGATCTTCCGCTATGACCGGGACGAACAGCTCCGGAAGCAATTTATGCGCATGACCGAAACCGGCCAGCTCGACTACGCCGATGAATTGCAGCTGCTCGGAACGCTGTATAATCTGCTGTCCTTGCTCGTACAAGCCAACCCGGAGAAGCCTGCCCGCAGGCGCGTCGGCAAGAAAGAAGCCTATGCGAAAAAAGTGCTGGACTTCATCGAAGCGAACTATTCCGAGAAGATCACCGTAGCGCAAGCTGCGCGATTCGTCGGACTGGACCGCAGCTACCTGTGCTCGTTGTTCCGGGAATGCTTCCACAGCAGCATTCAGGAATACCTGATCCAGTTCCGCATGAAGAAGGCCGCCGAGCTGCTCGCCAACCCCGAGTTGACGATCGGCGATGTGGCTCGGTCAGTCGGATATCAAGACCCGCTGCTGTTCTCGAAGACCTTCAAGAAACACACCGGGCAATCCCCCAAGCATTATCGGGAGCAGGGGGAAGGATGA
- a CDS encoding lipase family protein, whose protein sequence is MDQQRQVKQEVQGQRSVWVEWGRMVQVAYEMYGTHKLSPATPENFPSGWRHVANLTMAPHVFSYKEKEFAGFIAQSLLHPLHYAVAIRGTESPLDWLSDLEFVLEPFHEVPDAGKTEKGFTDLYRSMTVHNVEASALEPEPEPLRRFVEKLPREAALAVTGHSLGAAIATLHALDAAQCLADVTCVTFASPRVGNHAFAKAFASRNIRHSRIFNHPDLVPKVPVELAGYLHVEPGYEISSLTSPIKHSVLCCHSLQTYLYLLGDPNADISSCRLRSS, encoded by the coding sequence ATGGATCAACAGCGGCAAGTTAAGCAGGAAGTGCAGGGGCAGAGGAGCGTCTGGGTGGAATGGGGACGCATGGTGCAGGTCGCTTATGAGATGTATGGCACGCACAAGCTGTCACCCGCCACACCGGAGAATTTCCCAAGCGGCTGGCGGCATGTGGCGAATTTGACGATGGCGCCGCATGTTTTCTCCTACAAAGAGAAGGAATTTGCAGGGTTTATTGCCCAAAGCTTGCTCCATCCGCTGCATTACGCTGTCGCCATTCGCGGGACTGAGAGTCCGCTGGATTGGCTTAGCGATCTGGAATTCGTGCTGGAGCCCTTCCACGAGGTGCCGGATGCGGGCAAGACGGAGAAAGGCTTTACCGATTTGTACCGCAGCATGACGGTTCATAATGTGGAGGCAAGCGCGCTGGAGCCAGAGCCGGAGCCGCTTCGCCGCTTCGTGGAAAAGCTGCCGAGGGAAGCTGCGCTTGCCGTCACCGGCCACAGCCTGGGCGCGGCCATCGCGACGCTGCATGCGCTGGATGCGGCCCAGTGCCTCGCAGATGTCACCTGCGTGACCTTTGCCTCCCCAAGGGTCGGCAACCATGCGTTTGCCAAAGCCTTCGCCTCGCGCAACATTCGCCATTCGCGCATCTTCAACCATCCGGACCTCGTGCCCAAGGTGCCGGTTGAGCTGGCGGGCTATCTCCACGTCGAACCCGGTTATGAAATCAGCTCGCTGACTTCGCCGATCAAGCATTCCGTGCTCTGCTGCCATTCGCTGCAAACGTATTTGTATTTGCTCGGCGACCCGAACGCAGACATATCCAGCTGCCGTCTGCGGTCTTCCTGA
- the pdaA gene encoding delta-lactam-biosynthetic de-N-acetylase — protein sequence MRWRSLGLVMLMVAVASAGLIISADEAAGSAPSYSFGFKKSRNGELPSIDQEGFKPILEKHGAIFLGDTSAKELYLTFDNGYENGYTGQILDVLKEKKVPAAFFVTGHYVKDQPELVKRMVAEGHIVGNHSWSHPDMSQISAEQIKEELERVEEAVVALTGQMGMQYLRTPRGIFNDRTLAVSKELGYTNVFWSIAWADWDRNQRKGADYAFKKVTSQLHPGAVILLHTVSKDNADALAAIIDEAVRQGYTFKSLDELDQRYY from the coding sequence ATGCGCTGGAGAAGCTTGGGACTAGTCATGCTCATGGTCGCCGTTGCATCGGCGGGCCTCATTATATCGGCAGACGAGGCAGCAGGCAGCGCGCCATCATACAGCTTCGGCTTTAAGAAGAGCCGCAACGGCGAGCTTCCTTCTATCGATCAGGAAGGCTTTAAGCCGATTCTGGAAAAGCACGGCGCGATCTTTCTCGGGGACACCTCTGCCAAGGAGCTGTACCTGACCTTCGACAATGGGTATGAAAACGGCTATACCGGACAGATTTTGGATGTATTGAAGGAGAAAAAGGTGCCTGCGGCATTTTTCGTTACAGGCCATTACGTGAAGGATCAGCCCGAGCTGGTCAAGCGGATGGTCGCAGAAGGCCATATCGTCGGCAATCACTCGTGGAGTCATCCCGACATGAGCCAGATTTCCGCCGAGCAAATCAAGGAAGAGCTGGAGCGTGTGGAGGAAGCCGTAGTAGCGCTCACCGGCCAGATGGGCATGCAATACTTGCGTACGCCGCGCGGCATCTTCAATGACCGGACGCTGGCGGTGAGCAAGGAGCTCGGATACACGAACGTATTTTGGTCCATCGCTTGGGCCGACTGGGATCGCAACCAGCGGAAAGGGGCCGATTATGCGTTCAAAAAAGTGACCTCCCAGCTCCATCCGGGTGCGGTGATCCTGCTGCATACCGTATCCAAGGACAACGCCGATGCGCTGGCTGCGATCATCGATGAAGCGGTAAGGCAGGGCTACACGTTCAAGAGCCTGGATGAGCTGGACCAAAGATATTATTAA
- a CDS encoding sugar phosphate isomerase/epimerase family protein, producing MNYMRLKGNLDQANLDNRLHYHPEILEFYLSEQDLKQPELIRERIRQLRELGIKPYLHHPPKFQGKFQDIMSSDAEARAYYRRSSELLAEICREEKAKCVVHAHYTHTESSRTVTKERTRQLREEIRQVLSYARDVFVWEDSTEGLFCYANPYLFEELIVPLELPLNVDVSHTFIGFRGDNAKLREVLEQTQAYATYYHLVDSMGLAHDSLPLGQGKIDWRMVKPLVDGKDFIFEINLGGDHTDCTPMVESARYFERLQVDSVASS from the coding sequence ATGAACTATATGCGATTAAAAGGCAATTTGGATCAAGCGAACCTGGACAACCGACTCCACTATCATCCGGAAATTCTGGAGTTTTATTTAAGCGAACAGGATCTGAAGCAGCCCGAGCTGATTCGCGAGCGCATCCGTCAGCTGCGGGAGCTCGGCATCAAGCCATATTTGCATCATCCTCCAAAATTCCAAGGGAAGTTTCAGGACATCATGAGCTCAGATGCGGAGGCACGGGCATACTACCGCCGCTCCTCTGAGCTTCTGGCCGAAATTTGCCGGGAGGAGAAGGCGAAGTGCGTGGTGCACGCCCATTACACCCATACGGAAAGCAGCCGAACGGTAACGAAGGAACGGACGCGCCAGCTGCGTGAAGAAATCAGGCAGGTGCTCTCTTACGCGCGGGATGTATTTGTATGGGAGGATTCAACAGAGGGGCTGTTCTGCTACGCAAATCCGTATTTGTTCGAGGAGCTGATCGTACCGCTAGAGCTGCCGCTCAATGTCGATGTCAGCCATACCTTCATCGGCTTCCGCGGCGATAACGCCAAATTGCGGGAGGTGCTTGAGCAGACGCAAGCCTATGCGACTTATTATCACTTGGTGGACAGTATGGGCCTGGCGCATGATTCGCTGCCGCTCGGCCAGGGGAAGATCGATTGGCGAATGGTCAAGCCGCTTGTTGACGGCAAAGATTTTATTTTTGAAATCAACTTGGGAGGCGATCATACGGATTGCACCCCCATGGTGGAGAGCGCCCGTTATTTCGAACGGCTTCAGGTTGATTCAGTGGCAAGCTCCTGA